In Eulemur rufifrons isolate Redbay chromosome 15, OSU_ERuf_1, whole genome shotgun sequence, the genomic stretch acacacctaaatacaaatttctaaaattattgcccccaaaatgcaattaaaaagaaaagaaataacagaataagAAAAACGTAGGTGAAGCATAACTCATGTGGCTTATTGTCCGAAAGATAAACGCCTTTGGCGCAGTCACGTCAAGTTCCTGCCCTGGTGCTGGGGGACGTGTGACAGGGAGTCTTCGGGGACAGAAGCCTCGCCCGCAGCGTTCATGTCCCAGCCCAGGGGAACAGCTGAGTGGCTGCCACACGCTGATGGAGCCAGCAGGACGCACTGCAGGGCCTGGCACCAGCACTGGTCCGTCAGGGAGGAGACAGGTATACAAGTAAGACTGTGcagatttataaatttttcagtCTCCCTAGAGTACAGTCAGGGATTACAGAAttcctttaaaaagaacataaactacaatatttaatctaaattttacttcaaagaaatagaaacagagtaaaaaaaatcattaaaaagaaacccCTTAATTTCAGATCTGTGCTATCAACATCCGCGAGCGCACACAGGATCCGTTATTAGAATCACTTCTTCAGAAATACCCCGACTCTCTcgcctctccctctgcctgttATTTTTCAGACAACTCTTCATCCTTGGGGTAAAGGAGCCATCACCTTTTCGCTGTCTGTCTGTCCGCAAGGGGCCTCTTGAAACATGTTAAATCCCTAATTTCAAGCCTCAAACTGGTGCTCCAAACCGCCTGCCACCACTAGTCGGTCTCTCGTAGGTTCACTCTCCCAAACTATATCCCGCCGTCTTCTCTCTCGTCAAAGCTTTCCCACCCTGACCTCCACCCACACTGCTGACGTTCCTTCCTCACATGTCACTGAGGAAATAAAAACCAGAACGCCCGAGCCATCTCCAAAACTGCAGTTACCTACGCTGGCAGACACCTTCCTTTGTTCCCTGCTGCCCCAGTGCTACAGGGTGTCTCCTCCCGGCCCGACGGTCGCTTCTCTGCTGTCATCTTCCTGGACCTCTTACTGCCTGCAGCTTCGCTCAACTCAATCTGctgtcacttctttttttttttttttttgagacagagtctcactctgttgcccaggctagagtgagtgccgtggcgtcagcctagctcacagcaacctcaaactcctgggctcaagcgatcctcctgcctcagcctcccgagtagctgggactacaggcatgtgccaccatgcccggctaatttttctatatatatatttttagttgtccatataattttttttctatttttagtagagacagggtctcgctcttgctcaggctggtctcgaactcctgaccttgagcgatccacccacctcggcctcccagagtgctaggattacaggcgtgagccaccgcgcccggcctgctgtcACTTCTTAACATACGCCACTCCCCTTCCTTTACTCCTGCCTTTCTTGTGGCTTATTGGGGTGAGTCTCCTTGGCTGGGTCCTCCTCTGCCTAAACGACGGCCTTTCCCAGGACCTTGCCCTGGAACTTCTTTTCTCCTTAGATTCTCTCCTGAGGATACGACATCAGTTCCCTTGGATTTAAATATTGTCTTTATTCTGCTAGATCTCTGTTCTAGGCTGTGGAAATACTACCCCAGACTCTGGAGATCTGGATTTTATATCCAACTGTGTATCTGAGACTCTTCTCTGATGTTTCTCAACTTGGACTCAACTTGTCCTAAATGAAACTCTTGATGTTTCATTCAAACTGCTCCCCCAAGTCATGACCTTTCACATCATCCACTCGGTTTCTCAGACCAGAAACTCATGGAGTCATCTTTGATCCTGTTCATCCCCCACCTCACTTCTGGTGCACCAGTAAATCCTGAGCATTCAGACTCTATGGTGCATTCTTCTACGACAAGACTTCTCCAGACGGGGCCTCTGCACGTGCTCCCTGCCTCCCGGTCTGTGCCTCGGTCCAGGTCTCAGCTTCTctgtcacctcctccatgaagccctcACTGCCCACACTCACATGGGTCACCTGTTACCCTGCATCTCAGACCCTCGTTTCTTTCCTTCCTAGTTCATAAAACACTCACAGCTCATTTGATCTCTAATTTTTCTGTCCCCCTCACTAAAGCGCAAGCTCCTGGCAGCAGGGATGGCCTCTGTCTTGCTCATCGTTGATTCCCAGCTTGTGCTCCGCTCTTAACACACAGCAGAAACGtcagtttttctttaatgaataaatgctgttatttatttgttctagGCTTCTCGTCATCGTTTAAGGATGGACTTGAGGACAAGGACTGTGAGTCATCGCTGCACTTCCTGCAATGCCTGGCACAACACGCAACACAAAGCACAGACCCGGATAAGTCGCTGAGCGAGTGACCAGGTCTCTCCGTCTCACGCCTGTCCCCACTCCTGTGGACGCTGCACCTCGAGGGAATCACATTAGGACCCAGGAGAACTTTGTCGCTTCGGCTTTTTGAATGATTTCCCCACCTTTCCATAATTACCTCCAGTCTGGACGCCTCCCCCCCTCCTTTCTCACCTTGTAACACAACATGTTCTCCAAAAGTCAAGCACCTGAAAGAAGACTTTGGAAATCCTGCCTTCGCCATTGGATAGAAAGACACCATGGGGAAATATTGTCACATTTCCAACCAATCGAATATTAACTAGATTGGGGTGGGGGAAAAGGTTGCTAAACATAACTCTAAAGCCAATTggtgaaataaagatatataagtatccacaaaaattctgaaaaataaaagtattatgaGGAGTCTATCACAATACCCGACACTAAAACATATCATAAAAGTTTAATGTCTGAATCGGTCTGACTCTGGCGCTAGACCACTGTGGACGACCCGCTTCTGGGTGGGGGTTTCGGACGCAGCAGAGCGGCTCCCTCGCCGCGATCTATTGCAGGTCAGCCCTCGACACGAGGGTTTgtaagaacaaacagaaaagaataaataataaaatggtctGACTCATGGGCAGGAatgacagaagaaaacaaaatagagagtCAAGGAAATACTCCAGCAAATACGAATATATGGCATGTTACGTACGAAGTTGGCATCTGGTCGGTGGGGAAACTATACggcttattcaataaatgctgacaGGACAGATCAACTACCGCTGGGAAAAAGTCAAGTTAAATTCCTACCTTATGTCCTCCAAAATGTGTTGAAGAGTATTCATTGCAACATTGTGTGTAAccgtaaaacaaaacaataacctGAGATAATGCAATGTCTGCCAATTCATGATCTATTCGCAGACTTCAATAGCACGCAATTGTTGAAAAGAATTCAAAAGATCTACACATACtgatggaaaatgagaaaatgtccaAGATGATTTTAGATGATAAAAACgagttaccaaaaaaaatagggaattctttgtgtgtgtgcgcatgtgtttTAAGAGTGTGAttttctggaaggatacacaaAAATCTAACAATGGCGACCTGTGGGGGCTGAGAACGGcgggaggcaggaagaaagaTGTTTAGTTTTGACTTTATACCTTTCAGTGTTACCGTTTCACAGTGTTACACATACTAAGAGTATGTGTaacttttatgattaaaatttaataaaagaagataaaaaaatcatgatagaaaggaatgagaagggaaagaaaagacaaacgcaggaagaagagagagactcATGCACTAGTTTCCAGCTTTCAGTATTTGCAGGGGAATTCTTGCACATGTAAAATCTGATGACGTTTCTAGCCCAGCTTCTAGCATTATCAATCAGGGGCCGTATAGTCTTAGTCCTGAAAGGGTTTGGCATCATCTGGCCCATGCCCTTCCCTCTGCAGGTGAGCAGGCCGAGAGTGCCTTACGCTTCCTGGGAATCCGGCATCACAGTGACAGTTTCCTCTTTTAGACAGACTCACACTGAGGCCTGAAACTAGAGCATCAGTAGCAAACTAGGCGCAGAAAAGCAAAGACAAGGTCCACACCAGGACGAAGCAGAAGAGACAAGGTCGGCGTCAGCTGCCGAGCCTCTCTGAGGTGCCAGCTGAACAGGTGAGCAGGTAGGAAGGGGGGACGCAAGGCGATGGGGCAGGGGGCTGGCTACGGTGACCCAGCCTTACCTTGTAGTGGCTGATGGCATTTGCAATGGGCAGCTCACGATGAGACTTGTGTTCGGGGGACAGCAGGCATTCCACACACAGGAGAAGTCTCCTCTCCTCACAGAACATCCGCACCCTCTTCTGGTGGCTGAGGCAGACGTAGCCTGTGCCCAGCACCCCCTCGGAATAGGGCTTCCGGCAGACGGGGCAGCAGAGGACTCCAGAGGCCGAGGCCTTGTCCACGTGCTGGGTCAGGCACACTCGGCAGAAGAAGTGTCCGCAGTCGGTGCTCACGGCCTCCTTCAGGCACGCCTGGCAGATGGGGCAGATTCTGTCCTCCCGGCTGTCCTTGTGCAAAGGGACCatggcctcctcctgcccccaccagcctCTGTCTACGGGGCCTCCTTCTCTAGCGGGTCTAAGGAAGGCCCGTTGCGCTCACCAGTCCCAGAtaagaggcccagggaggaggcggCCTGGGCAGCTGGAGGCCAGGCTCAGGCTCCGGCTCCAGGGAACTGCCCTCCCTCCATCAGGGGCGCCGCCGCATGAACCGCACAAACCGTGATCCGCGCGGGCTTCCGAAATGTCTCATCAGCTTTGACACGCTCCCTCGGGTTTCCTTGTATTCGCTAAACCCGAAGTCTCTATTTTTCATACCCCTGGAGGAAGCAGGTGGTTCAATAAGCAGTTCTGTTTTCCTCTGGAGAActttctgtgtgtattttatgGCCCCGAATTAAAAGGCCAGGGTGTCCTTGCCTTGGCCAGAAGCCAGCCGGACCGTCATAAACTCACAACTGGAGTCCCCTCCGGCTGCTGTCAGTGGGAGAGTTTGGCGGGAGTTTGCACTGCTCTGGCCCATGCGGCCACGCTGGGTGGCTGTCCACTGTCACCGCCAGCCATTGCAGCAGCATCCCCATCAGCCAGTCGTTCTCCCAACATCCCATCCAGGGTCAGATGGATCCCacagtgaaagaaagagaaagagaacaggaCACAGAACAGACCAGAGACTCACATAATGTGTGAAGCCTCTTTGTTTCTTCCTGTCAAGCCGCTTCCAAAGATGAGCCAGAGAAAGAAGCTCCCCCGCCGCGTCCCTCCAATGCTGGGTGTTCCCTCGCCTTGCCTCCTGCTCCGCCTCTCGCCTGGCCCTCCAATACCTTAGCTCAATTCCCCGATACAATTTCAGATCATTTTCTCGGGCTCCAGCCCTGGGGACACGGCCAGCAGGTGAGTGGTTCTTAAATCGTGCCAATTGTGTATGTTCCTATGTGAGTAAAACTGGGGTGGGGAGCTGGACAGACTCTCCCGTTCTTGGAAACACGGAATTACCAGGAAATGAAACTCCCCATGACCTGGGGGAGCCGATGGGGAGACGGACTTTGGCTGGGGCAGGGTGTGGCTTGTTTGCTCATGGGGAGGAGGAAAGCCTTGGCCTTTGGACGTAAATAGGACAGGAACTGAGACTGGACTCACAGACTGGGGACCCTAGAACCCCAGCTTAGGGAGCCTCAGGATCCGGGCACCACAGACCTGTGGCCCCTATTCATGACGCTGGGACATCAACCGCCCGCCCCGCCATCCTCCAACTCCCTTCCAGTCAGGCTGGTCTTGGCATTGACTTTGGGTGaactcttgggggggggggggagggcactAATTAGTGCTACCACTTGAGGCTTTTAAGGGtccaagattctttttttttttttgagacagagtctcagtctattgcccaggctagagtgagtgccatggcatcagcctagctcacagcaacctcaaactcctgagctcaaggaatcctcttgtctcagcctcccaagtagctgggactacaggcatgtgccaccatgcctggctaatttttttttctatatatatttttagctgtctatataatttctttctatttttagtagagacggggtcttgctcttgctcaggctggtctcgaactcctgagctcaaacgatccacccacctcggcctcccagagtgctaggattacaggcatgagccaccacgcccagccagggtCCAAGATTCTTGCTGAAAAATCTCACCCCACAGCCCCTCACTCTGTCCCACTTTGCCACTGTTTGCTGTGGAGTTGTGTGATATTgtgacataatttaaaatattatatatatttggtccccatccccagttcctggcacagagctcctaaaacccttggatgGATGCTCCTTGGCTTATGGCTCCTTGGGTTACATCCTTATAAACCCATCGAAgtaaaaaatattgtaagttgaatATACACTTAATACCCCAATAAatccatcataaagttgaaaattatAAGTTGAACCATCCTAAGTCCAGATGCcccttatgatggggttatgttcAGATAAATGTACCCCTTATTGTTTATAATAAGCCCCTTTCAATCACACCTGGGTCtgtgctaatgaggtgactcctAGAGGACGAGAGCAGGTTGCCAGGAGAACCAACCACGTGAATAGAGGCTGGAACTTTGGCCCCAGCTCTGGcctccagggagaggagaggggcctGGGACCGGAGCTAATCACCAGTGGCCCGTGACTGAATCAATCATGCCCACATAATGGAGCCTCTAAAACTCTAAACGAAAGGTTTGGAGGGACTCCAGGCTGGCGAATGCATCCACATACTGGGAGGGTGGCGCACCCCAAACTCCACGGGGCACAGAAGCGCCTGTGCTCAGGACCCTTCTGGGACTTGCCCTGTGTGCCTCGTCACCGGGCTGCTCTTTTGTGTCCTTTACAATAAACCAGTGATAGTAATTTCAgtgtttcctgagttctgtgaatcaTTGTAGCAAATTACTCAACCTGGGGAGGGGCCACAAGAACCCCTGATTTGTAGCCAAGTCAGCGCAAGGTGTGGGGGGCTCGGAGACCAGCGCTGGCAGCTGGGACCTGAAGTGGGAGCAGTTTTGTGGAGCTGAGCCCCCAACCTGTGGGGTCTGAGCTAACTCCAGGTAGCCAGTGTTAGACTTGACTTAAATTATAGGACACTCAGTTGGTGTCAGAGCTGGAAATGTGGTTGGTGTGGGAGAGCTCCCCCCACACCTTTGGTGTCAGAAGGGCTGTGAGCGGAGAATCAGTTGGTCTTTCTGGTTGCTCCTAAAAATCCCTTTTCCCAAAGTCCCTTGGCTTTCTTCTCGAAGGAGATGGCTCTCTCGAACCTCGGGGTCAGGTGGGTGGGCACCTTCCTTGTTTCATGCTACCACTGTGCGACCACCACGTACGGGAGCCTAGGGGACCACCTGCGTGTGGCGCTGGCTGTCCTCTGCCGCCGCCCCGCCTCGCCCGCCGGCCCGCGCACTCCGTCTTGACTCGGGCTTGAGGTCCGCGGGCTTGTCCCGGCCCGTGTTCCGCCATCATCCTGGGGATTTTAAGGACTACACAGACGACCATCCAACACGGAGCCCTTCAGTTCCCTGTCCCGCTCACATCCAGTGCCACCACCCTAGGGCCCGCTCTCCGGAACGGTCACCGAAGTCGCGGAGGCAGGCGTTGTGCCCTCTTCCAGCTCTCTCCCAGGCCGCTCGCTGCTCAGCTGCTCCTCGACCTCTGCTCCTCCACCCTCCGGTTCTGCATTTCTGCCATAGCTTGTGGGACAATATAGAAACAAAGACGTGGAGAGACTAAGTGGCCTGCCCGAGGCCACAGCGGGTCAACGCAGAGCAGGGGTTCAGATCTGGGTGTCTGTCATCCCGCCCACGAGCTGCATCACCGTAAAAGGTCATCTCTCTTCGTACCTTTCCTTGCCCTTGGAAAGAGTGGAGCAAAGCCTTGATAAATGGACAGACAGATTGATAACTGGGTATATGGGTAGACACAGGAAGAAAAAGCACTCTGTACCGATTTGCAGTGCTGGTCATACAGTAACTTCTACTATGGTTACTAgataattttcttgattttcctaCCAGCTTATTGAGCCACTTGAAGGCAGGAATCCACTGTATTTAAGTAACACTAGCTTGAGAATGTTTCAAATGTAGAAGCCTTTACAGGAAAGATCTTTAAAAAGATctacatgggaaaaaaaaaaaacctacaaaggcaatgtcaaaagacaaatgaccaaataaaaatgggaagaacAGTTACAAATATCATCAAAATCAAAGGGTAATTTCCCTAATGTATAGGGAGCTATTACAAACAAGAAGGAAATTATCAATTACCATGGAGAAAATTGGACAGAAGAAATGAACAGACacttcatagaaaaagaaatacaaaaagtttCTAAAACATTAAAAGATGCTCAGTCTCATTCACATGAAAAAAACgcaaattaaaatgacactgAAATACTATTTTCCCCCACCAGACTGGCAGAAATGCAAACGTTTGGTGACGCAGTGCTGGGGAGTCTGTGAGGGGACAGCTCTCCCACACACTGCTGACGGGAATGTCAGTACTCCTCCTTTAGGGAGTGGTAATTTCATAATTTCCTTCAAGATCACAAATGCACATACTCTTTGACCGGCAATTCTGATGTTAGAAATTTAACATACAggtatacacatgcatatatgaaataatatatctGTATAAACATTGCATCAGTGTTTTAGAGACATTTGCATCAGAttttagaaacaacccaaatgttcaccaGTGAAGTTTAAACTAAATAAACCAGCCGCATCCGTACAACAGGACACTGCAGCCATTGGCAGGGGGCAGGGTGAAGGAGGGAACTTCTGTTATTGGAATAATCTCCAAGGTAAATTGATACATCAGAAAAAAGGCCAGGTACAGAGCAGTGTGGATAAGGTGCTATTTTTTGTGTAAAACAAGGgaagaataaatatatactttttatgcAA encodes the following:
- the LOC138395086 gene encoding E3 ubiquitin ligase TRIM40-like isoform X3 — protein: MVPLHKDSREDRICPICQACLKEAVSTDCGHFFCRVCLTQHVDKASASGVLCCPVCRKPYSEGVLGTGYVCLSHQKRVRMFCEERRLLLCVECLLSPEHKSHRELPIANAISHYKERLNRRSRKLRKDIAELRRLKAQEEEKLQALQQRLDQPEDEPAAVVRILEVSRAAAQLSSLVADLERTAQELDASTLQNASDVLSRSAPQKLEGLYPELEKRVGE